The following coding sequences lie in one Gadus macrocephalus chromosome 1, ASM3116895v1 genomic window:
- the zc3h11a gene encoding zinc finger CCCH domain-containing protein 11A produces the protein MTNHGDDCYFYYYSTCTKGDSCPFRHCEAAMGNETVCNLWQEGRCFRMVCKFRHMEIQKNRKEIACYWENQPAGCQKTHCVFYHEKQRLIDGVVVPPSRGPKAEEPQHEEPAPPPTPLPAASNPQLRGVLKAEAQETVPSPTHPPVVINPADDDEDEDDQFSEEGEDGKYCPDGNRLTSPRKLSGASNQILNFGVSTLEEIRLRKALKASMKRAGYPVQGPDGAQLKSHRANRENHRFHDHPVGFQAREDPVYCGETERNDISDRLGKTMLNKDGVVLEQPPRKRSLADRLGRVVGDEEQTGQHPRNGLKPIRERLGFQADAEAPVWPVKEPESVLVPSEATQQIRIKTLEEIRQEKASKAQNKRERLPASALGSNAARTTSTKSPRVARRSVTVKDGSPVQTKTVSSVHANKKPEEEQLEPDRAPSPGRASPASQRPSAKARGPPSPPGADLRVKTLEEIRQEKAARLQAQQARGAEDTKSPIADAGEDPAKKPGLPCLNKAQVPSAVESSTPSGGTQTKKNPEAKEKPVASTTSSAEVNTASRNGVKVKTFEEIMREKRLRKQELEEQASSSPCPSPGSTDPEPPQKPSPVPAVKKTLPIKSHDAPAATATPPSAVKSSEGLCTTQSPPVRKRIALKSKAVSPSVPSPSTAAPTSPPQPPLTDAAPQSPHHVSNTAATGQGLNSCSTLTHVKQTKRMASQHKTPGQSAEIKVRPKLNVKPSVMKHATQVRPGHKRKLAVRSAVAEVKPLNSASTGAEEQLQEPQCKQRAISPTKGESQPRPAAPQSPGLSSSLAKEELQTVPIFHHPPLQDLPPSPVTKADRAADAAAMESCTIPQSPVMKTLTQVKPRRTSLVASRVSNVSSSSAVDDFDELMNEFTDDHLGEDMDPGMGEDDLLQELSEMIDS, from the exons ATGACCAACCACGGAGATGACTGCTACTTCTACTATTACTCGACCTGCACCAAA GGAGACAGCTGCCCGTTCAGACATTGTGAGGCTGCCATGGGGAACGAGACCGTATGCAACCTGTGGCAGGAGGGCCGCTGCTTCCGCATGGTCTGCAAGTTCCGTCACATGGAGATCCAG AAAAACCGGAAAGAGATTGCATGTTATTGGGAAAACCAGCCCGCCGGCTGCCAAAAGACACACTGCGTCTTCTACCATGAAAAACAGCGGCTCATTGACGGCGTCGTAGTCCCACCAAGTAGAG GTCCCAAGGCGGAGGAACCACAGCATGAAGAACCAGCTCCTCCGCCCACACCTCTCCCCGCGGCCTCCAACCCCCAGCTCAGAGGGGTGCTGAAGGCGGAGGCTCAGGAGACGGTccccagccccacccaccccccggTGGTCATCAACCCGGCggacgacgacgaggacgaggacg aCCAGTTctcagaagagggagaggatggcAAGTACTGCCCAGATGGAAACAGGCTGACCTCTCCCAGGAAACTGTCTGGGGCCTCCAATCAAA TTCTGAACTTTGGTGTGAGCACCCTGGAGGAGATCCGGCTGAGGAAGGCCCTGAAGGCTAGCATGAAGAGGGCTGGTTATCCTGTCCAGGGCCCCGACGGGGCCCAGCTGAAGAGCCACCGGGCCAACAGAGAGAACCATCGCTTCCACGATCACCCAGTCGGCTTCCAAGCCAGAGAGG ACCCAGTTTACTGTGGAGAAACCGAAAGAAACGACATTAGTGATCGGCTTGGAAAGACAATGCTAAACAAAG ACGGCGTTGTTCTGGAGCAGCCACCAAGGAAACGTAGCCTGGCTGACCGCCTGGGGAGGGTGGTCGGAGACGAGGAGCAAACTGGGCAGCACCCTAGAAACG GCCTCAAGCCCATCAGAGAACGGCTTGGTTTTCAAGCCGACGCAGAAGCTCCGGTGTGGCCAG TCAAAGAACCTGAAAGTGTACTGGTTCCAAGTGAAGCCACCCAGCAGATCCGCATTAAAACCCTGGAGGAGATCCGGCAGGAGAAGGCGTCCAAAGCtcagaacaagagagagcgTCTTCCTGCTTCGGCTCTGGGCTCCAACGCCGCCAGAACCACGTCTACCAAGTCCCCCAGGGTAGCCCGGAGGTCTGTCACGGTCAAAGACGGCTCCCCCGTTCAGACCAAGACCGTCTCTTCCGTCCACGCCAATAAGaagccagaggaggagcagctggagccAGACCGCGCTCCCAGTCCTGGCAGGGCGAGCCCGGCCTCCCAGAGACCCTCCGCCAAGGCCAGGGGCCCACCGTCTCCTCCTGGGGCCGACCTGAGGGTGAAGACGCTGGAGGAGATCCGGCAGGAAAAGGCTGCGCGCCTCCAGGCTCAGCAGGCCAGGGGAGCTGAAGACACCAAGAGCCCCATTGCAGACGCCGGAGAAGATCCCGCTAAGAAGCCCGGGCTGCCGTGCCTCAATAAGGCTCAGG TACCCAGTGCGGTGGAGTCCTCAACACCATCAGGCGGCACACAGACTAAGAAAAACCCTGAGGCCAAAGAAAAGCCGGTTGCATCTACCACCTCCAGCGCTGAG GTCAACACAGCTTCCCGAAACGGGGTCAAGGTCAAGACCTTTGAGGAGATCATGCGGGAGAAACGTCTTCGCAAGCaagagctggaggagcaggccTCCTCCTCACCGTGCCCGTCGCCGGGCAGCACAGACCCCGAGCCCCCCCAGAAACCTTCCCCCGTCCCCGCCGTCAAGAAGACGCTTCCCATCAAAAGCCATGACGCCCCGGCGGCCACAGCCACACCCCCCTCCGCCGTGAAGTCCTCTGAGGGTCTTTGTACAACACAGAGCCCCCCCGTTCGTAAACGGATTGCCCTTAAATCCAAGGCTGTTTCACCTTCTGTGCCCAGCCCATCTACTGcagcccccacctccccaccccagccccccctgacAGACGCTGCTCCCCAGAGCCCACACCACGTCAGCAACAccgctgccaccggccaggGACTGAACAGCTGCTCCACCCTCACACACGTTAAACAAACCAAGAGGATGGCGTCCCAGCACAAGACCCCTGGGCAAAGCGCAGAGATAAAAG TGAGGCCCAAATTGAACGTGAAGCCGTCGGTAATGAAGCATGCCACTCAGGTCAGGCCGGGCCATAAGAGAAAATTGGCAGTGCGATCTGCAGTTGCTGAAGTGAAACCTCTGAACAGCGCCTCCACAGGAGCGGAGGAGCAACTGCAGGAGCCGCAATGCAAACAGAGAGCG ATATCGCCCACTAAGGGCGAGTCCCAGCCCAGGCCTGCAGCGCCCCAGAGCCCAGGGCTCAGCAGCAGCCTGGCCAAAGAGGAGCTCCAGACCGTCCCCATCTTCCACCACCCCCCGCTACAGgacctcccccccagccctgtcACCAAGGCTGACCGGGCTGCCGACGCAGCCGCCATGGAGTCCTGCACCATCCCCCAGAG CCCGGTGATGAAGACTCTAACCCAGGTCAAGCCCCGGAGGACCAGCTTGGTGGCGTCGCGGGTCTCCAACGTCTCCAGCTCCTCCGCCGTGGACGACTTTGATGAGCTGATGAACGAGTTCACTGACGACCACCTGGGCGAGGACATGGACCCGGGCATGGGCGAGGACGACCTGTTACAGGAGCTGTCGGAAATGATCGACAGCTGA
- the LOC132465207 gene encoding zinc finger and SCAN domain-containing protein 21-like isoform X2: MTKLELLNVFLNDRLTAAAEDIFKAIKNTVAEYQDEILRFKEENERLKRLLNVAVQRILLQPEPSSDPLPCEDRLAPASRGDRDMSPPPIRVIKEEEEQSPVRSDENNTRTSLSIFSGENGGQTEREHMLVDLSPFQPSYDRVIDEVKTEHILEEIDRFGHSPTALQPVCSNFHEVQTDPCADAPHGDIRLPNGPSISADKEQDTKPTGHSSDNTNVGVPALRLKGVRPLRPPRATYQSQSLQKVHACRECGKCFSFACQLEVHMRWHTKEKPYGCTVCRKSFTTVSMLRRHHRIHTGEKPFRCHVCGKCFNQSAHLNTHFRLHTGESARWSRMVPHS, encoded by the exons ATGACGAAACTGGAATTATTAAACGTTTTTCTGAACGATCGGCTTACGGCGGCGGCCGAGGACATCTTTAAAGCCATCAAGAACACGGTTGCGGAGTACCAGGACGAGATCCTCCGCTTCAAGGAGGAGAACGAGCGGCTCAAGAGGCTGCTGAACGTGGCAGTGCAGCGCATTTTACTGCAGCCCG AACCATCTTCAGACCCACTGCCATGCGAGGACAGACTGGCACCTGCCAGTCGGGGGGACCGGGACATGTCCCCGCCACCCATCAGAGTGataaaggaggaagaggaacagaGTCCGGTCAGAAGCGATGAGAACAACACAAGAACCTCCCTGTCCATCTTCTCAGGAGAAAACGGTGGTCAGACTGAGCGAGAACACATGTTGGTGGATCTGTCACCTTTCCAACCCTCGTATGACAGAGTGATTGATGAGGTAAAAACAGAACATATTCTAGAAGAAATCGATCGGTTTGGCCACAGCCCAACCGCTTTGCAACCAGTTTGTTCAAACTTCCATGAAGTGCAGACGGACCCCTGCGCCGATGCCCCACACGGCGACATCAGGCTCCCAAACGGACCCAGCATCTCCGCGGATAAGGAACAGGACACGAAGCCCACAGGGCACTCGAGCGACAATACAAACGTGGGCGTGCCGGCCCTGCGCCTCAAGGGCGTGCGGCCCCTCCGGCCCCCGAGGGCCACGTACCAGAGCCAGAGCCTGCAGAAGGTGCACGCGTGCCGGGAGTGCGGCAAGTGCTTCAGCTTCGCCTGCCAGCTGGAGGTCCACATGCGCTGGCACACCAAAGAGAAGCCATACGGCTGCACCGTGTGCCGCAAGAGCTTCACCACGGTCAGCATGCTGCGGCGGCACCACCGCATCCacactggggagaagcccttccGCTGCCACGTGTGCGGCAAGTGCTTCAACCAGTCGGCCCACCTCAACACGCACTTCCGCCTGCACACCGGCGAGAGCGCCCGCTGGTCCCGCATGGTGCCCCACTCCTAG
- the LOC132465207 gene encoding zinc finger and SCAN domain-containing protein 21-like isoform X1, which translates to MTKLELLNVFLNDRLTAAAEDIFKAIKNTVAEYQDEILRFKEENERLKRLLNVAVQRILLQPVTNSIPPPEEPSSDPLPCEDRLAPASRGDRDMSPPPIRVIKEEEEQSPVRSDENNTRTSLSIFSGENGGQTEREHMLVDLSPFQPSYDRVIDEVKTEHILEEIDRFGHSPTALQPVCSNFHEVQTDPCADAPHGDIRLPNGPSISADKEQDTKPTGHSSDNTNVGVPALRLKGVRPLRPPRATYQSQSLQKVHACRECGKCFSFACQLEVHMRWHTKEKPYGCTVCRKSFTTVSMLRRHHRIHTGEKPFRCHVCGKCFNQSAHLNTHFRLHTGESARWSRMVPHS; encoded by the exons ATGACGAAACTGGAATTATTAAACGTTTTTCTGAACGATCGGCTTACGGCGGCGGCCGAGGACATCTTTAAAGCCATCAAGAACACGGTTGCGGAGTACCAGGACGAGATCCTCCGCTTCAAGGAGGAGAACGAGCGGCTCAAGAGGCTGCTGAACGTGGCAGTGCAGCGCATTTTACTGCAGCCCG TAACGAATTCGATCCCACCGCCAGAAGAACCATCTTCAGACCCACTGCCATGCGAGGACAGACTGGCACCTGCCAGTCGGGGGGACCGGGACATGTCCCCGCCACCCATCAGAGTGataaaggaggaagaggaacagaGTCCGGTCAGAAGCGATGAGAACAACACAAGAACCTCCCTGTCCATCTTCTCAGGAGAAAACGGTGGTCAGACTGAGCGAGAACACATGTTGGTGGATCTGTCACCTTTCCAACCCTCGTATGACAGAGTGATTGATGAGGTAAAAACAGAACATATTCTAGAAGAAATCGATCGGTTTGGCCACAGCCCAACCGCTTTGCAACCAGTTTGTTCAAACTTCCATGAAGTGCAGACGGACCCCTGCGCCGATGCCCCACACGGCGACATCAGGCTCCCAAACGGACCCAGCATCTCCGCGGATAAGGAACAGGACACGAAGCCCACAGGGCACTCGAGCGACAATACAAACGTGGGCGTGCCGGCCCTGCGCCTCAAGGGCGTGCGGCCCCTCCGGCCCCCGAGGGCCACGTACCAGAGCCAGAGCCTGCAGAAGGTGCACGCGTGCCGGGAGTGCGGCAAGTGCTTCAGCTTCGCCTGCCAGCTGGAGGTCCACATGCGCTGGCACACCAAAGAGAAGCCATACGGCTGCACCGTGTGCCGCAAGAGCTTCACCACGGTCAGCATGCTGCGGCGGCACCACCGCATCCacactggggagaagcccttccGCTGCCACGTGTGCGGCAAGTGCTTCAACCAGTCGGCCCACCTCAACACGCACTTCCGCCTGCACACCGGCGAGAGCGCCCGCTGGTCCCGCATGGTGCCCCACTCCTAG